AGATCGCCGACGTGCTGTGGACCTACGGCGAAGAGCGCCAGAGCCGGCGCATCGCGCGCGCCATCGTGGCCCGCCGCGAGAAGCAGCCGTTCACCCGTACCGCCGAACTGGCCGAGCTGATTAGCTCGGTGATGCCGCGCAGCAAGTCGGGATCCGATAAGAGCCGGATCCACCCGGCCACGCGCAGCTTCCAGGCCATCCGCATCCACATCAACCGTGAGCTGGCGGATCTGGAAGCCGGTCTCGATGCGGCGGTCGAACGACTCAAGCCCGGTGGCCGCCTGGCGGTGATCAGCTTCCATTCGCTGGAAGACCGCATCGTCAAGCAGTACATGAACCGCCTGGCCAAGGCGCCGCCGGCCAACCGCCGCCTGCCCGAGGCCGTTGCGTTCGTGCCGACGCTGGACCTGATCGGTGGGGCCATCAAGGCCACCGACGAAGAGCTGGCCGCCAACCCGCGTGCCCGCAGCGCCGTGCTGCGCGTGGCACAGAAGCGGGAGGCCGACGCATGAGCCGGCTGCTGCTGATCATCCTGCTGGCCTGCACCGTGGCCTCGGCGATCGGCGTCGTGTTCGTGCGTCACCGTCATCGGCAGACGTTCATCGAGCTGTCGCGCGCCGAGCGCATGCGCGATGACATCAACCTTGAATTCGGCCGCCTGCAGCTGGAGCAGGCGACGCTGGCCGAGGCCAACCGCGTGGACCGTATTGCCCGCGAGAAGCTGGGCATGAAGTTCCCCGAGGCCGGTGACATCGTCGTGGTGCGCCCATGAGCAAGACCGGCCGCAACCGCCCGCGCAACGCCTTCAACCTGCGCCAGCGCCTGCGCTGGGTCGCGCTGGCGCTTGGCCTGTGCTCGGTGTCGCTGGTGGGGCGTGCGGCCTACGTGCAGATCATCAACAGCGACTTCTACCAGCGCCAGGGCGAGGCCCGTTACCTGCGCGAGCTGCCGATCAAGACCTCGCGCGGCATGATCACCGACCGCAACGGCGAGCCGCTGGCGGTGTCCACGCCGGTTGCCTCGATCTGGGTCAACCCGCAGGACCTGCTGCGTTCGCCCGAGCGCATCCCGGAGCTGGCCCAGTCGGTCGGCATGTCGGTGGATGAGCTGAGCAGCCGCCTGTCGCAGAAGTCGGACAAGGAATTCATGTACCTGCGCCGCCGGATCAATCCGGACGAGGCAGAGAAGGTGGTCGCGCTGAAGATCCCGGGCGTGGCCGCGCAGCGCGAGTTCCGCCGCTTCTACCCGCAGGGCGAAGCGATGGCGCACGTGCTGGGCTTCACCAACATCGACGACCGCGGCCAGGAAGGCCTGGAACTGGCGTTCGACGAATGGCTGCGCGGCAAGGCCGGCGCCAAGCGGGTGATCCGCAACCGCAAGGGCGAGACGGTCGAGAGCGATCTGCTGCGCGCCGCCGAGCCGGGCAAGGACCTGACCCTCAGCATCGACCGCCGTATCCAGTACCTGGCCTTCAAGGAACTGCGCAACGCGCTGGTGGCCAACAAGGCGGCTGGCGGTTCGATGGTGATCATGGACGTGACCACCGGCGAGATCCTGGCCATGGTCAACCTGCCGACCTATAACCCGAATTCGTTGACCGGCGCGATCCCCGATACGCGCCGCAACCGCGCGGTGACCGACCTGGTCGAGCCGGGTTCGACGATGAAGCCGCTGACCATCGCCACCGCGCTGCAGGCCGGTGCGGTGACCAAGGACACCGTCATCGACACCAACCCGGGCTACATGACCCTGGGCCGCTTCACTATCCGCGACGTGCCGCGCAACAACGGTGTGCTGAACGTGACCGGCGTGATCACCCGCAGTTCGAACGTGGGTGCAGCCAAGGTTGCGGCGAAGATGCCGGACCAGACCTTCTATGACGGCGTGCGCCGCTTCGGCTATGGCTCGGCGCCGCACAGCGGTTTTCCGGGTGAATCGGCCGGCGTGGTAATGCGCCCGGCGCGCTGGTCGGGCACCACCAAGACCACGATGTCCTATGGCTACGGCCTGTCGGTCACGCCGCTGCAGATCGCCACTGCGTACTCGGCGCTGGCCAACGGCGGCCGCCTGATCGCGCCGACCTTCGTCAAGGGCCAGCGCAACGAAGGCCAGCAGATCATCGACGAGAACGTCGCCCGGCAGGTGGTGGCGATGATGGAAACGGTGGTCACCCAGGGCGGCGCCAAGCAGGCGGCGGTGCTGGGTTACCGCGTGGCCGGCAAGACCGGCACCGCGCGCAAGGCCGGCCCGGGCGGTTATGAGCGCGGCCATTACAACGCGCTGTTTGCTGGCGTGGTGCCGGCCACCAACCCGCGTTTCGCCACCGTCATCGTCATCAACGACCCGCAGGCCGGCAAGTTCTACGGCGGCCTGGTGTCGGCGCCGGTCTACCACAACGTGATGGAAGGCACCCTGCGCCTGATGGACGTGCCGCTGGACGACCTGCAGTCGTGGCTGGCCGCACAGCAGTCGGGCAAGGTCGGCCATTCGGCGTCGATCCTGCCGGCGCCGCCGGCCGAGGCCGCGCTGCCGGTCGATGCCGCTGCCGAATTCGATGCTGCGCTGCCGAGCGCGCAAGCCCAGACGCCGCCCGCTACGGGAGGCACGCAATGAGTCCTTCGATGTTGCTTTCGCAGTTGCTTCCGGACGTTGCCCTTGCAGGGCACGATCCCGTTCTGACCGGCCTGGTGCTGGACAGCCGTGCCGTGCGCCCCGGCAATGCCTTCGTTGCCATCGCCGGTTTCGGCGCGCACGGCCTGGGCTTTGTCGAGCAGGCACGCGCCGCCGGTGCCAGCGCCATCCTGTTCGAACCGCCGGCGCCTGCCGAACTGCCGGCACCGGGCGATGCGATCGCCGTGCCGGGCCTGCGCGCACGCATGGGTGCGATGGCCGACCAGTTCCATGGCGCACCGTCGCGGGCGATGGCGATGGTGGGCGTGACCGGCACCAACGGCAAGACCTCCACCGTGCAGCTGCTGGCCCAGGCCTGGCACCTGCTCGGAACGCCCAGTGGCAGTATCGGCACGTTGGGCGCCGGACTTTATGGTTCGGTTGAACCGACCGGCTTCACCACGCCGCTGGTGTTGCAGATGCATGCGCTGCTGGCGCAGCTGCGCGACGCCGGTGCGCGCGCGGTGGCGATGGAAGTCAGCTCGCATGCGCTGGACCAGGGCCGCGTGGACGCCGTGCACTACGACGTGGCGGTGTTCACCAACCTCACCCGCGACCATCTTGATTACCACGGCGACATGGCCAGCTACGGCGCGGCCAAGGCGCGGCTGTTCCATCGCCCGGGCCTGAAAGCGGCGGTGATCAATCTTGACGATGCCTTCGGTCGCCAGCTGTTCGCTGGCCTGCCGGCCGGCGTGCAGGCGATCGGCCTCAGTTCGCGTGGTGCCACCGACGCCAGCGTGCGCGCCGAGGCGCTGCAGCTGGATGGACGCGGCATTGCCTTCGAGCTGGTCATCGACGGCCAGCATGCTGCGGTGCAGTCGCCGCTGCTGGGCCGCTTCAATGTGGACAACCTGCTGGCCGTGGCCGGTACCCTGCACGCGCAGGGCCAGCCGCTGCCGCGCATCGCCGAAGTGCTGTCGGCACTGCAGCCGATCCGTGGCCGCATGAACCGCCTGGGTGGCGAAGACGGCCTGCCGACTGTGGTGGTTGATTACGCACACACTCCGGATGCCCTAGAACAGGCGCTGGACAGCCTGCATGGCCATCTGCACGGCGCGCTGTTCTGCGTGTTCGGCTGTGGTGGCGAGCGCGATACCGGCAAGCGCCCACAGATGGCGGCGATTGCCGAGCGCCTGGCCAATCAGGTCATCGTCACCGACGACAACCCGCGTGGCGAAGATGGCGACGTGATCGTGGCCGACATCCTGGCCGGCTTCCAGAACGCCGATGCCGTGACCGTGCAGCGCAGCCGCGCGCGTGCGATCGGCCTGGCGGTGAAGCGTGCCGGTGCCGGCGACATCATCCTGATCGCCGGCAAGGGCCACGAGCCGTACCAGGAAGTGAATGGCGTGCGCCATGACTTCGACGACACCGAAGTGGCCGCGGCTGCACTGGCGGCCAAGGCCGGTGTGCTCAGCGCGCAGGCCGGGGAGGGCGCCGCATGAAGCGCACCCTGCTTTCGCTGATCGCACACTGGGCCGGCGGCGAGATCCACGGCGACGACGTGGCCATCGATGCGGTCAGCAATGACACCCGCAACCTCGGCCCGGGCAGCCTGTATGTGGCGCTGCGCGGCGAGCGTTTCGACGGCCATGACTTTGCCGCCGACGCGCAGGCGCGCGGTGCCAGTGCGCTGCTGGTCGAGCGCCTGCTGCCGATCGAACTGCCGCAGGTACTGGTGGCCGACAGTGAACTGGCGCTGGCGAAGATCGCCACCGGCATGCAGCGTGACCGTGGCACCGAGGTGTTCGCGATCACCGGCAGCAATGGCAAGACCAGCGTGAAGAGCCTGCTGCTGTCGATCCTGCAGCAGGTGGCCCAGCACGCGCACAAGGTGGTCTACGCCAACCCGGGCAATCGCAACAACGAGATCGGCCTGCCGCTGGCGGTGATCGATGCGCCGGAAGATGCCGACTACGCCGTCTACGAGATGGGCGCCGGCAAGCCGGGCGATATCGCCTACCTGACCGACATCGCCCGCCCGCGCTATGCGCTGGTCAACAACATTGCCCCGGCACACCTGGAGCGCATGGGCAGCCTGCTCGGCGTGGCAGTGACCAAGGGCGCGATCTACGCCGCGCTGCCGGCCGATGGCGTGGCGGTGATCAACGCCGACGATGCCTATGGCCGCTGGTTCGAACAGCATTTCATCAGTACCCCGGCGCGTTGCCGCGTGCTGCGCTATGGCCTGGAACACTCGGCGGACGTGACCGCGCGCGATATCCGCGCCGGTGCGCAGGGCAGCCAGTTCACCCTGGTCGCACCGGCCGGCGAAGCCCGCGTGGTGCTGGGCCTGCCGGGTCGCCACAACGTCAGCAATGCGCTGGCCGCCGCCAGCCTGGCGCTGGCCGCTGGCGTCGATCTGGCCCTGATTGCAGCCGGCCTGGCCGAAGCGCAGCCGGTACCGGGTCGCCAGATCGCCCATCAGCTGCGCAATGGCGCGGTGCTGGTGGACGACAGCTACAACGCCAACCCCGGGTCGCTGGCGGCAGCCATCGATGCCCTGGCCGCCGCGCCGGAAGAGGGCTGGCTGGTGCTGGGCGACATGCGCGAGCTGGGCCCGGACGCAGAAGCGCTGCATGCGCAGGCCGGCATCCGCGCACGTGCCGCCGGCCTGAAGCGCCTGTATGCACTGGGCCCGCTCAGCGCCGCTGCCGCCGCCGCCTTCGGCGAAGGCGGCCGCCATTTCGCCACCCACGACGCGCTGTCGCAGGCGCTGAAGGACGAGCTGCACGCCGGCGTGCGCTGCCTGGTCAAGGGTTCCCGTGGCAGCGCCATGGACACGATTGTCAAAGCGCTGCTGGCGCAAGGAGAGGAATCCCCGCATGTTGTATGAACTGGCTCGATGGTTGCAGCAGTTGGAGAGCCTGTTCGGGCTGTTCAACTACCAGACGTTCCGCGCCATCCTTGCCGCGCTGACGGCCCTGTTCCTGTCGCTGTGGCTTGGCCCGGCGATGATCCGCAAGCTTGCCCAGTTCAAGGGCGGCCAGCCGATCCGCAAGGACGGTCCGCAGACTCATTTCTCCAAGGCCGGCACGCCGACCATGGGCGGTTCGCTGATCCTGCTCACCATCACCCTGTCGGTGCTGATGTGGGCCGACCTGCGCAATCGCTACGTGTGGCTGGTGCTGGCAGTGATGCTGTGCTTCGGCGCCATCGGCTGGTATGACGACTGGATCAAGATCGTCCGCCGTGACCCGAACGGCCTGAAGTCGCGTTGGAAGTACCTGCTTCAGTCGATCTTCGGCCTGGCCGCGGGCCTGTTCCTGTTCTACACGGCCGACGTGCCGGCGGCGCTGACCTTCTACATTCCGATGTTCAAGTCGATCGCGCTGCCGCTGGCCGGCATCGGCTTCGTGGCCATCGCCTACTTCTGGATCGTCGGCTTCTCCAACGCGGTGAACCTGACCGACGGCCTGGACGGCCTGGCGATCATGCCGACCGTGCTGGTTGCCTGCGCGCTGGGCGTGTTCGCCTATGCCTCGGGCAACGTGGTGTTCGCCAACTACCTGCAGATCCCGCAGATCCCGGGCGCTGGCGAGCTGGTCATCATCTGTGCGGCCATCGCCGGTGCCGGCCTCGGCTTCCTCTGGTTCAACACCTATCCGGCCATGGTCTTCATGGGCGACATCGGCGCACTGGCGCTGGGCGCGGTGCTGGGCACGATCGCAGTGATCACCCGCCAGGAACTGGTGCTGGTGATCATGGGTGGCGTGTTCGTCATCGAAACGCTGTCGGTGATGATCCAGGTCGCCTCGTTCAAGCTGACCGGCAAGCGCGTGTTCCGCATGGCGCCGATCCACCACCATTTCGAACTGAAGGGCTGGCCGGAGCCGCGCGTGATCGTGCGCTTCTGGATCATCTCCGTCGTGCTCGTGCTGATCGGCCTGGCCACGTTGAAGGTGCGCTGAGATGAACGACCTGTCCCGCCAGGCAACACGCCTTGAAGCCATCGAAGGCAGCTACGACAAGTGGCTGCTGGGCGCGATCATCGCGCTTACCGGTGTCGGCGTGGTGATGGTGGCGTCCAGCTCGATCGCGCTGATGAGCAGCCCGTTCTACTACCTCAACCGCCACCTGATCTTCCTGGCGGTGGGTATCGTGCTGGCGGTCATCGCCGCCCGCACCGAGTTGAAGTCCATCGAGCAGTACAACCAGATGCTGTTGCTGGGCTGCTTCGTGCTGCTGCTGGCGGTGTTCACGCCGGGCCTGGGCAGCACGGTCAACGGTGCTCGCCGCTGGATCAACCTGGGCGTCTCCAAGTTCCAGACGGTCGAGGCGGTGAAGGTGTTGTACATCGTCTGGCTGTCCAGCTATCTGGTGCGCTTCCGCGACGAGGTCAATGCGACCTGGCCGGCGATGCTCAAGCCGCTGGGCGTGGCTGGCGCGCTGGTGGTTCTGCTGCTGCTGCAGCCGGACTTCGGTTCCTCGACCCTGCTGCTGGCGATCACCGCCGGCATGCTGGTGCTGGGCGGGGTGAACATGCCGCGCATGTCGATGCCGGTGATCATCGGCCTGGTCGGCATGAGCGCACTGGCGATCATCGAGCCGTACCGCATGCGCCGCATCACCTCCTTCCTGGACCCGTGGGCCGACCAGCAGGGCGACGGCTACCAGCTGTCCAACGCGCTGATGGCCGTGGGCCGTGGCGAATGGACCGGCGTCGGCCTGGGCAACTCGGTGCAGAAGCTGTACTACCTGCCCGAAGCGCATACCGACTTCATCTTCTCGGTCACCGCCGAGGAATTCGGCTTCCTGGGTACCTGCGTGATCGTGGCGCTGTACGCGCTGCTGGTTGGCCGCACGTTCTGGCTGGGCATGCGCTGCGTGGAAATGAAGCGCCACTTCTCCGGCTACATCGCCTTCGGCATCGGCCTGTGGATCAGCATGCAGACCTTCGTCTCGATCGGCGTGAACCTGGGCATCCTGCCGACCAAGGGCCTGACCCTGCCGCTGATCTCCTCCGGCGGTTCGTCGGTGCTGATGACCTGCGTGGCGATGGGCCTGCTGCTGCGCGTGTCCTATGAACTCAAGCGCGCCGAGCGCCGCCAGGCCGTGCGCATCGGTGGCGCCGAAGATGCCGCTGCCGAGCCGATGGACGAGCCCGCCACACCGGTGGCCGCCAGCGTGCCGATGAGCGCCGAGCCGGTCGCCTCCGCGCCCGCTGCAGCGAACGCCGCACGCGGCACCAGCCGCCTGCAGTCGCGCATCGAACCGACCTTCGGGAGGCTGTCATGAGTGCAGCCACCGAGAGTGGGCGCCCGGTGATGATCTTGGCAGGTGGCACCGGCGGCCACATCTTCCCCGGCCTGGCCGTGGCCCGCGTGTTGCGCGAGCGCGGCGTGCCGGTGACCTGGATGGGCGCCGATGGCGCGATGGAAACCCGCCTGGTGCCGCAGCACGACATCGCCATCGACACGCTGGCCATCACCGGCCTGCGCGGCAAGGGCAAGCTGGCCCTGCTGGCCGCACCGTGGCGGCTGATGCGTGCGCTGCGCGCGGCCGGGCTGATCATCCGCAAGCGCCAGCCGCGCGCGGTGGTCGCCTTCGGCGGCTTCGCCTCCGGCCCCGGCGGCATGGCCACGCGCCTGCATGGCCTGCCGTTGATCGTGCATGAGCAGAACCGTGCGCCGGGCCTGACCAACCGCATCCTGTCGCGCTATGCGCGCCGCCTGCTGACCGGTTTCCCGGGCACCTTCGCCAAGCGCGAGGAGTTCGTCGGCAACCCGGTGCGTGCGGAAATTGCTGCCATTGACCCGCCGGAACAGCGCTTCGCCAACCGCCAAGGCCCGCTGCGCGTGCTGGTGGTCGGTGGCAGCCAGGGGGCGCGTGCACTCAATACCGGCGTACCGCAGGCGATTGCTGCGCTGGGCTCGGGGGTGACGGTGCAGGTTCGCCACCAGAGCGGCGAGAAGATGCATGCCGAAGCGGTCGAGGCCTATGCCAAGGCCAGCGTGCAGGCGGAAATCACGCCGTTCATCGCCGACATGGCCGAGGCCTTCGCCTGGGCCGATCTGGTCGTATGCCGCTCTGGCGCGTCCACGCTGGCCGAGCTGTGCGCGGTCGGTGTCGGCAGCGTGCTGGTGCCATTCCCTGCTGCCGTCGACGATCACCAGACCCGCAATGCGGAATACCTGGTCGAGCGCGGCGCAGCGATTTTGCTGAAGCAGGACGGAACGCTGGCCGACGGCATTGCCGCACTGCTGCGCGATCTGTCCGAAAATCCCGCCCGCCGCATGCAGATGGCGCAAGCCGCGCGTGCCCTGGCCAAGGTCGATGCCGCCGAGCGCATCGCCGATATCATTCTCGAGGAAGCTGTATGAAGAAGGCATGCCACCGCGCCTGCCCTGCGCGAGGCCGCGCATGATCCGTCGCCTGCACGACACCAACGACCTGGTGCGCGCGTTCCCGCGCGTGCATTTCGTCGGCATCGGTGGCACCGGCATGAGCGGTATCGCCGAAGTGATGCTGACGCTGGGCTATGAAGTGTCCGGTTCGGACAACGCCGACAACGTGGCGACCCGTCGCCTGGCCAGCCTGGGTGCGCGCATCATGCGCGGCCACTCCGCGGCCAACGTGCTGGGCACCGACTGCGTGGTGGTCTCCAGTGCCATCCGCGAAGACAACCCGGAACTGATGGAAGCGCGCAGCCAGCGCATTCCGATCATGCCGCGTGCGGCGATGCTGGCCGAGCTGATGCGCTTCCGCCGCGGCATCGCGGTGGCCGGTACCCATGGCAAGACCACCACCACCAGCCTGACCGCTGCGGTGCTGAGCGAAGGTGGCCTGGACCCGACGTTCGTGATCGGTGGCCAGCTGCTGGCCGCCGGTGCCAACGCCAAGCTGGGTGGTGGGCAGTGGCTGGTGGCCGAGGCCGACGAAAGCGATGGCAGCTTCCTGCGCCTGAACCCGCTGATGTCGATCATCACGAACATTGATGCCGACCACCTGGAAAACTACGGCAACGACTTTGCCCGCGTGCAGGCGGCGTTCGCCGAGTTCCTGCAGCGCCTGCCGTTCTACGGCCTGGCGGTGCTGTGCATCGATGATCCGGAAGTGGCCGCGCTGGCCGCCAAGACCCCGCGTCACGTGATGAGCTACGGCATGAGCCCGCAGGCCGACGTGCGCGCCGAGAACGTGGTGCAGGAAGGTTCGCGTATGCGTTTCACCCTGCGCCTGCCGCAGGGCACCAGCCAGGAAGTGGTACTGGCGCTGCCGGGCAGGCACAACGTGCTGAACGCGCTGGCCGCCGCTGCGGTGGGCTGGCAGCTGGGCGTGGCACCGGACGCGATCGCGCGCGCGCTGGAAGGCTTCGCCGGGGTCGGTCGTCGCTTCAACGACCTGGGCGAAGTGACCACCGCCAGCGGTGCCAAGGTCCGCATCATCGACGACTACGGCCATCACCCGAGCGAGCTGGAGGCGGTGTTCGCCGCCGCCCGCGGTGGCTGGGCCGACAAGCGCCTGGTGGTGGCCTTCCAGCCGCATCGCTACAGCCGTACCCGCGACCAGTTCGACAAGTTCGCCGCGGTGCTGTCCAGCGTCGACGCGCTGGTGCTGAGCGAGGTCTACCCGGCCGGTGAGGAACCGATCGCTGGTGCCGATTCGCACGCGCTGGCCCGTGCCATCCGCGCGCGCGGCCGCAGCGAGCCGGTGGTGGTGGGCAAGGCCGCCGAGCTGGCCAGCGTGCTGCCGGATGTGCTGCAGGACGGTGACCTGCTGCTGATGATGGGCGCCGGCGACATCGGCGCCGTGGCCACCCATATCGCGGTGGAAGGCTTCAAGGGGGAGGGCCAGGCGTGAGCGCGCTGACCTTCCCACCGCTGCGCGTGACCGACCCGGCCGAGTTCGGCCGCGTCGCCGTGCTGCTCGGCGGTAGTTCCAGTGAACGCGAGGTATCGCTGGATTCGGGCCGCAACGTGCTCGAAGCCCTGCAGTCGCGTGGCATCGATGCGTTCGCCGTCGATGGCATTCCGGCACTGGCAAAGGCACTCGCCGCTGGTGGCATCGACCGCGTGTTCAACATCCTGCACGGCCACAACGGTGGCGGCGAGGATGGCATCGTGCAGGGCCTGATGGACGCCTTCGGCGTGCCGTACACCGGCTCTGACGTGCTGGGTTCTGCGCTGAGCATGGACAAGATCCGCACCAAGCAGGTGTGGCTGTCGCTGGGCCTGCCGACCCCGCAGTACCGGAAGGTCGACGCGTCCACGGTGCATGCGCTGGCGTCCGAGCTGGGCCTGCCGGTAGTAGTGAAGCCGGCCAACGAAGGCTCCAGCGTGGGCATCAGCCGGGTCACCGACGAGGCGGGCCTGGACGAGGCCGTCGCGCTGGCCGCGCGCTACGACGGTCAGCTGCTGATGGAGCAGATGGTGGTCGGCGACGAGCTGACCGTGGCGATCCTCGGCGATGTCGCACTGCCGTCGATCCGCATCGTGCCCAAGGGCCAGTGGTACGACTACAACGCCAAGTACATCGCCGAGGACACCCAGTACCTGTGCCCGGGCCTGGACGGTGATGACGAAGAGGACATCCGGCGCATCGCGCTGGCCGCGTTCCGCGCCGCCGGCTGCCGTGGCTGGGGCCGCGTGGACGTGATGCGCGATCGTGCCAGCGGCCGTTTCTTCCTGCTGGAAGTGAACACCGCGCCGGGCATGACCAGCCATTCGCTGGTACCCAAGGCGGCCCGCCAGGCCGGCATCGGTTTCGAGGAACTGGTGTGGCGCGTGCTGGAACAGACCCTGGAGGCCCCGCAGGCATGAACGCGGTGCTGCGCATCTTCGTCTGGCTGTTGGCGCTGTCGGTGGTTGCACTGCCGGTGGTGGCCGTGGTCAATGGCTGGGTCGGCGCCGAGCGCTGGCCGCTGGCGAAGCTGCGCGTGCATGGCGAGTTCAAGCGGGTGCCGGCCGAACAGCTGCAGCAGGTGCTGCTGCCGTACGCGCACGCCGGCTTCTTCGCGGTCAAGCTGCAGGATGCGCAGGACGCCCTGGAAAAGCTGCCGTGGGTGGAGAGCGCGCAGGTACGCAAGCAGTGGCCGGATGTGCTGGAAGTGACCCTGGTCGAGCACAAGCCGTTCGCACGCTGGGGCAACGACCGCCTGGTGTCCGAGCAGGGCAAGCTGTTCCCCACGCCGAAGAAGCTGTCCGACCTGGCACTGCCGGAGCTGGATGGCCCGGACAGCCAGACCGAAGAAGTGATGAAGCTGTACAGCGACTCGCGTGCATTGTTCGCACCGGCCGGCGTCGATGTGCGCCGGGTGACGATGGATGCGCGCGGCAGCTGGTCGCTGGTGCTGAGCAACGGCACTGAAGTGGTGGTCGGCCGTGACGACGCGCGCTCGCGCATGCAGCGCTTCGTCAAGGTGCTGCCGCAGCTCAACCGTCAGGACGCGCCGATCGAGCGCGCCGACCTCCGTTACACCAATGGTTTCACGCTGAGCTGGGGTACCCCGGCCACGCCGGCGAAAACGCCGGCGACCCCGGCCAGAAGCACGCAGGAAAGGACATGAATCGCAAGGGTGACAAATCGCTGATCGTTGGCCTGGACATCGGCACCTCCAAGGTGGTGGCGCTGGTGGGCGAGTATTCGCCGGGCAACCCGATCGAAGTGATCGGCATCGGCTCGCACGAATCGCGCGGGCTGAAGCGTGGCGTGGTGGTGGACATCGAATCGACCGTGCAGTCGATCCAGCGCGCGGTGGAAGAAGCCGAGCTGATGGCCGGCTGCGAGATCCGATCGGTATACGCCTCGATCTCCGGCAACCACGTGCAGTGCAAGAACTCGCCGGGCATCGTGCCGATCCGCGACGGTGAAGTGACCTGGGGGGACCTGGATCGCGTGCTCGACGCGGCCAAGGCGGTGGCGATCCCGGCCGACCAGAAGATCCTGCACGCGATCCCGCGTGAGTATGTGCTGGACGATTCGCAGGAAGGCATCCGCAACCCGGTCGGCATGACCGGCGTGCGCCTGGAAGTGCATGCCCACCTGGTGGTGTGCGCGCAGTCGGCCGCGGCCAACATCAGCAAGTGCGTGCAGCGCTGCGGCCTGCAGGTGGACGACCTGGTGCTGTCCTCGCTGGCCTCCAGCGTGGCGGTGCTGACCGCCGACGAGCGTGAGCTGGGCGTGGTGCTGGTCGACATGGGTGCCGGTACAACCGACATCGCCGTGTTCGTGCAGGGCGCGATCTGCCACACCGCCTCGCTGCCGATCGCCGGCGACCACGTGACCAACGACATCGCGCACATGCTGCGCACGCCGACCCCGGAAGCCGAGCAGATCAAGGTGCGCTATGCCTGCGCCCTGGCCCAGCTGGCCACGGCCGAGGAGAGCATCCAGGTGCCGTCGGTGGGCGACCGCCCGCCGCGCCGCATGCCGCGTCACTCGCTGGCGCAGGCCGTGCAGGGCCGCTACGAGGAAATCTTCGAGATGGTGCAGGCCGAACTGCGCCGCTCCGGCTTCGAGGAACTGGTGCGCGCCGGCATGGTGTTGACCGGCGGCGCTTCGAAGATGGAAGGCGTGGTCGAACTGGCCGAGGAAATGCTGCAGATGCCGGTGCGCGTGGGTATCCCGCAGCACGTCACCGGCCTGGGCGAAGTGGTCGGCAATCCGGTGCACGCCACTGGCGTGGGCCTGCTGCTGATGGGCAGCCAGATCGAGCATCCGCGGCGTCCGTCGCTGCCGACCGGGCGCGCCGGAAGCATGTTCAAGAAGCTCAAGACCTGGTTCCGCGGCGAGTTCTGACGCGGAATCCGCAAACCCGGGCATCGCCCGGGCGCAACACCCGCAGTACCCGCATCACAACGCAACACCGGCAATACACAACCCACACAGCCGCAACGTCGGCATGCAGCAGGACGGCAGGACGCCCGAATGCCCATGCCAGCCAAAGCGGATACAACGAGGACACGGACATGGCGCATTTTGAACTGATCGAAAAGATGGCACCCAATGCGGTGATCAAGGTGGTTGGCGTGGGCGGCGGCGGCGGCAATGCCGTGGCGCACATGGTCAACTCGGCGGTGGACGGCGTGGAATTCATCACCGCCAACACCGACTCGCAGGCCATCAAGAATTGTGGTGCCAAGCTGCAGCTGCAGCTGGGTACCAACGTGACCAAGGGCCTGGGCGCAGGCGCGAACCCGGAAGTCGGCCGCCAGGCCGCGCTGGAAGACCGTGAGCGCAT
The sequence above is a segment of the Stenotrophomonas maltophilia genome. Coding sequences within it:
- the murC gene encoding UDP-N-acetylmuramate--L-alanine ligase: MIRRLHDTNDLVRAFPRVHFVGIGGTGMSGIAEVMLTLGYEVSGSDNADNVATRRLASLGARIMRGHSAANVLGTDCVVVSSAIREDNPELMEARSQRIPIMPRAAMLAELMRFRRGIAVAGTHGKTTTTSLTAAVLSEGGLDPTFVIGGQLLAAGANAKLGGGQWLVAEADESDGSFLRLNPLMSIITNIDADHLENYGNDFARVQAAFAEFLQRLPFYGLAVLCIDDPEVAALAAKTPRHVMSYGMSPQADVRAENVVQEGSRMRFTLRLPQGTSQEVVLALPGRHNVLNALAAAAVGWQLGVAPDAIARALEGFAGVGRRFNDLGEVTTASGAKVRIIDDYGHHPSELEAVFAAARGGWADKRLVVAFQPHRYSRTRDQFDKFAAVLSSVDALVLSEVYPAGEEPIAGADSHALARAIRARGRSEPVVVGKAAELASVLPDVLQDGDLLLMMGAGDIGAVATHIAVEGFKGEGQA
- a CDS encoding D-alanine--D-alanine ligase, whose protein sequence is MSALTFPPLRVTDPAEFGRVAVLLGGSSSEREVSLDSGRNVLEALQSRGIDAFAVDGIPALAKALAAGGIDRVFNILHGHNGGGEDGIVQGLMDAFGVPYTGSDVLGSALSMDKIRTKQVWLSLGLPTPQYRKVDASTVHALASELGLPVVVKPANEGSSVGISRVTDEAGLDEAVALAARYDGQLLMEQMVVGDELTVAILGDVALPSIRIVPKGQWYDYNAKYIAEDTQYLCPGLDGDDEEDIRRIALAAFRAAGCRGWGRVDVMRDRASGRFFLLEVNTAPGMTSHSLVPKAARQAGIGFEELVWRVLEQTLEAPQA
- the ftsA gene encoding cell division protein FtsA, with amino-acid sequence MNRKGDKSLIVGLDIGTSKVVALVGEYSPGNPIEVIGIGSHESRGLKRGVVVDIESTVQSIQRAVEEAELMAGCEIRSVYASISGNHVQCKNSPGIVPIRDGEVTWGDLDRVLDAAKAVAIPADQKILHAIPREYVLDDSQEGIRNPVGMTGVRLEVHAHLVVCAQSAAANISKCVQRCGLQVDDLVLSSLASSVAVLTADERELGVVLVDMGAGTTDIAVFVQGAICHTASLPIAGDHVTNDIAHMLRTPTPEAEQIKVRYACALAQLATAEESIQVPSVGDRPPRRMPRHSLAQAVQGRYEEIFEMVQAELRRSGFEELVRAGMVLTGGASKMEGVVELAEEMLQMPVRVGIPQHVTGLGEVVGNPVHATGVGLLLMGSQIEHPRRPSLPTGRAGSMFKKLKTWFRGEF